The Burkholderia pyrrocinia genome includes a window with the following:
- a CDS encoding sugar ABC transporter permease, whose translation MNTELSSSSSSAPAPDTDARRAYGHPLRQIFVRYKVLALLFAVVAIWTFFSVLTDGAFVTPRNVSNLLRQMSITGMLACGMVFVIIAGEIDLSVGSLLGLLGGVAAILDVNRHWPLAATVPAVLALGVLVGLFNGWWSTYRRVPSFIVGLGGMLAFRGILLGVTGGSTIAPVSDGFVFLGQGYLPRVAGDGLALLLFALVVLLVVRQRGTRRRYRLAVAPPWQDVVKIAGAGAVLFAFVATLDRYGGIPVPVLLLLALLGIFSWIATQTVFGRRIYAVGSNLEATRLSGVDTDRVKLAIFALMGLMCAFAGIVNTARLAAGSPSAGTMGELDAIAACFIGGTSMRGGSGTVYGALIGALVMASLDNGMSMLDVDAYWQMIVKGAVLVLAVWIDVVSRSNRR comes from the coding sequence GTGAATACCGAACTTTCTTCCTCTTCGTCTTCCGCACCGGCACCGGACACCGACGCGCGCCGCGCATACGGCCACCCGCTTCGCCAGATCTTCGTGCGCTACAAGGTGCTCGCGCTGCTGTTCGCGGTCGTGGCGATCTGGACGTTCTTCTCGGTGCTGACCGACGGCGCGTTCGTCACGCCGCGCAACGTGTCGAACCTGCTGCGGCAGATGTCGATCACGGGCATGCTCGCGTGCGGGATGGTGTTCGTGATCATCGCGGGCGAGATCGACCTGTCGGTCGGTTCGCTGCTCGGGCTGCTCGGCGGCGTCGCGGCGATCCTCGACGTGAACCGCCACTGGCCGCTCGCCGCGACGGTGCCGGCCGTGCTCGCGCTCGGCGTGCTGGTCGGGCTCTTCAACGGCTGGTGGTCGACCTACCGGCGCGTGCCGTCGTTCATCGTCGGGCTGGGCGGGATGCTCGCGTTTCGCGGGATCCTGCTCGGCGTGACGGGCGGCTCGACGATCGCGCCCGTGTCGGACGGCTTCGTGTTCCTCGGGCAGGGCTATCTGCCGCGCGTGGCGGGGGACGGCCTCGCGCTGCTGCTGTTCGCGCTCGTCGTGCTGCTGGTCGTGCGACAGCGCGGTACGCGGCGCCGCTACCGGCTCGCGGTCGCGCCGCCGTGGCAGGACGTCGTGAAGATCGCGGGCGCGGGCGCGGTGCTGTTCGCGTTCGTCGCGACGCTCGACCGCTACGGCGGCATTCCGGTGCCGGTGCTGCTGCTGCTCGCGCTGCTCGGCATCTTCTCGTGGATCGCGACGCAGACCGTGTTCGGCCGCCGCATCTACGCGGTCGGCTCGAATCTCGAGGCGACGCGGCTGTCGGGCGTCGATACCGATCGCGTGAAGCTCGCGATCTTCGCGCTGATGGGGCTGATGTGCGCGTTCGCCGGCATCGTGAACACCGCGCGGCTCGCGGCCGGCTCGCCGTCCGCGGGCACGATGGGCGAACTCGACGCGATCGCCGCGTGCTTCATCGGCGGCACGTCGATGCGCGGCGGGTCGGGCACCGTCTACGGCGCGCTGATCGGCGCGCTCGTGATGGCGAGCCTCGACAACGGCATGTCGATGCTGGACGTCGACGCGTACTGGCAGATGATCGTCAAGGGCGCGGTGCTGGTGCTGGCGGTGTGGATCGACGTGGTGTCGCGGTCGAACCGGCGGTGA